gctggcggggGTAGGTCGACTCGGCAGCACGTCGTCGACGGCGCCACGATGAACCACACGGGGGTTGGTCTTGGACGACGGTAGTGCTTCCGTGGCCTCGTCAGTTGCGCCCAGCTGCTCGCCGATAACGGTTCACCGGTTCTTCGACGGAACGGAGGTGTGTCCTAGTGGGCGCCAAGATCACCAACTCGCGACCAcagcttcgtcgtcgtgcaagTGTTTGTAAAGAGCAGTACAGCGTGGAAAGTAGTGCACATGCGACTTAGATTGCCTTTTATGCAACGCGTCGAAAACCTATAGTGGGCAACGCTATGACGAATCGGCTAAATTTAATAACTCGTTACGACTCATTACGGCCGGGGATGGTAGTgcatctggtgctggtgctggtgggctCTTTGGTAGTTCACGATTATTGCGTAGCTAGCGGCGTTACCATGGGTAAGTGTGAACAGCGTGGCAcggactccgactccgacacCGATCGTTCTCAACTTCCGCCACTGATCCGGTATGCCGGTGTTACGGTGAAAGGTACCTGAACCTGAATTCCCTCTAGGCACCAGGCGTTGTGTCGCGACAGTTTCGAGTGTAACTAATCGATTGGTAAAACTAACTAGATCGTGGAGTAGAGCGGCCCCTTTGACTGCCAGTGATTTGTGTAGTAGTTAAGCGTGTAGTATCCCAAACAATACAATGCTTCCCGTTCTCTGCTTTCGCTAAAGATGTATATCCTCGGACACCGGGAATGGACTCAGTGCCCTCACAACGCCACTACCGCCATCACGGTCTACAGCAGGAGCCACCCCGGATGGTAAAGATGaggaatcaaatcaaacacatcCTAAACATTGATCAGGAGAACAGCACCTTGGACAACTACCTGCTCTCACTGTTCAACATGGAAAATCTTAATCCAACGTATGTCTTCCTGCTACCGATGGACGGTAAAAGCCACGTGCGCAAGCTCATCTACCAGCGGAGCGATTTCGAAGAAGCCGATTTCCCGAACATCACCACGGTGAATAAGTTCACTGGGCGAAGCCCAAATCGAACGGCTCTGGTCGCGAAACCTGGCGGTGATATGGTGCTGGAGAAGAAAATCTTCGAATACATCGATAAGGACACGATGGACGACGGTACGCTAAAGGTGGTCGAGGAGAACGTACGTACGGAGCGGAATTTTATCAAATTTATGGACGATCTGAATCGTGATCTCGAGGATGAGGAGCGGCGCCGGATGACGAAGGAAAATTTGCGAAACCCGGTGCCCTCTCCGTCATCGGCGGCACTATTTACGCCGTACacgagcaaccaccaccacaaataCACGCCATCGGTAGGTTGGGAGGATCTGGGACTCGACGGATGGGCCGGTGGGCTACGGGAGATTCAAGGTCATCGTTTCGATGCTCCATCGCAGGAGAAGTAAGTAGTACAGTCGGGGCAGGGCATGAAGAGCACAGTGGAACTCTAAACTCCTTCTTTATCGAATAGACCAAGACCAACAGCTCCGACGAAAACGGTTCTCCAGTCCAGTTATCAACCAGTACACCAAACGATAGCACCTCGGCCGCCACCAGGGAAGTCATCGGTTCCAGGAATTCTGAATCAAACCGCATTAACCAATGCAGCTGGCCGGTATAAGCAGACCGGCATTTTGCTGAGCGAACAGGTCGGTGCGAAGCTGCAGGAGATCTACAAGcgtaccaacagcagcaacgcccGCATCAAGTGGCCCATCACCAACAGTCGGGATGCGCATAGGGATGAGGATGTCTTCATTGCCCGGGCGAACAATCCGTTCGGACACTCCACAAAGTGGCGCTGGAGGTGAGTGAGTttaccccatcatcatcatcaagcatcGCCGGACGCTATTGTTTTCGCGTATCGCGCTGACCCACTGAGGGCGTGGTGCGCTCTTTGGTCGAACAATTATGGATGTTGCGCAAGGCGCACGATTGGCCGGCCGATCGCGCCATAAGTAAGTCACTGTGCAAGGAGGATGACCGGTGGCTCATGGCAGATGTAGGGCAGAAGGTGAGAGTAAGTTCCGTGAGGCAGTACGCGTACGCATTTCCTTGTTGCGAACCTGTTTCCCGCGCCAAACCAGGGAACACAGCATGCCAGCCATCGCAGGTGGACGCGTGGTGCGCCGTGAAGTGATACTTCATCTGAAGACTTGTTTCTGCTTACCCAGACCGGACTCGACTCCGCGGTACTcgatagccagccagccagccaatcc
The sequence above is a segment of the Anopheles darlingi chromosome 2, idAnoDarlMG_H_01, whole genome shotgun sequence genome. Coding sequences within it:
- the LOC125948308 gene encoding uncharacterized protein LOC125948308 translates to MTNRLNLITRYDSLRPGMVVHLVLVLVGSLVVHDYCVASGVTMDVYPRTPGMDSVPSQRHYRHHGLQQEPPRMVKMRNQIKHILNIDQENSTLDNYLLSLFNMENLNPTYVFLLPMDGKSHVRKLIYQRSDFEEADFPNITTVNKFTGRSPNRTALVAKPGGDMVLEKKIFEYIDKDTMDDGTLKVVEENVRTERNFIKFMDDLNRDLEDEERRRMTKENLRNPVPSPSSAALFTPYTSNHHHKYTPSVGWEDLGLDGWAGGLREIQGHRFDAPSQEKPRPTAPTKTVLQSSYQPVHQTIAPRPPPGKSSVPGILNQTALTNAAGRYKQTGILLSEQVGAKLQEIYKRTNSSNARIKWPITNSRDAHRDEDVFIARANNPFGHSTKWRWSNETDQEDPLKAEVQPTREGRSKRGVYNLYSMIKCATGCDPIIYKGYGCYCGFLGSGQALDGIDRCCKMHDYCYSTANCPMFLEYFVPYLWKCYRGRPLCAIDHGEWGGPGSCASRLCHCDLSLSKCLRRYYCPRKRNVCTTSPLRLLQNLVMVF